The Thermoproteota archaeon genome includes a window with the following:
- a CDS encoding ATP-binding protein, whose product MPDESDVRVVEAGYMRWMLRANPFAYLSSESLEEVRTLHVDTDVDERLAQLIDEVIKGKKKHLVFLVGEFGTGKTHRLRLISEILLDVPTFYVKIDVDDYEASLYRIATNVKKMPPLKPLRRKFPRDPDSLFSIIKEELNKYDVAILMLDEVENIVISGTRKDAELFSEFIRRLYKGMEPGRMLIIACIPPAYDIMKRLLGKIPHDKIEMRTISPEEASKILKKRIQHYRDVLNEEARGLNLGEPFTEDLVRKMNELAGGNPRRLMKLARNLLAMLTRELKESGKLSQDKILNLISEASEEREIPNEEEGEEVILEDIRPEIAILRKKFPPGTTFSLIEASKALEMKLTRTRELLQELMEEGLIEKAPGGRFLLRS is encoded by the coding sequence ATGCCAGATGAAAGCGATGTCAGGGTAGTAGAAGCTGGTTATATGCGCTGGATGCTCAGAGCCAACCCCTTCGCCTACCTGAGCAGTGAGAGCTTGGAAGAAGTGAGGACTCTACATGTCGACACGGATGTGGACGAAAGACTAGCTCAGCTGATTGACGAGGTCATAAAGGGTAAAAAGAAGCACCTTGTTTTTCTGGTCGGCGAATTTGGAACTGGTAAGACCCACAGGCTGAGGTTGATCAGCGAGATTCTCCTTGATGTGCCGACCTTCTACGTGAAGATAGATGTGGACGATTATGAAGCTTCCCTCTACAGGATAGCTACTAATGTCAAGAAGATGCCTCCTCTGAAACCTCTCCGAAGGAAGTTTCCGAGAGACCCAGACTCTCTCTTCTCTATCATAAAGGAAGAGCTCAACAAGTACGATGTCGCAATACTCATGCTGGACGAGGTGGAGAACATTGTGATCTCGGGGACCAGAAAAGACGCTGAACTATTCTCCGAGTTTATAAGGCGGCTGTACAAGGGAATGGAGCCCGGCCGAATGTTGATAATAGCCTGCATACCTCCTGCCTATGATATAATGAAGAGGCTCCTTGGCAAAATACCCCACGATAAGATCGAAATGAGGACTATCAGTCCCGAGGAAGCTAGTAAAATATTGAAGAAGAGAATACAGCACTATAGAGACGTATTAAACGAGGAAGCGAGGGGTCTCAACTTAGGTGAGCCTTTCACGGAAGACTTGGTCAGGAAGATGAATGAGCTTGCTGGAGGAAATCCGAGGAGGTTGATGAAACTGGCCAGAAATCTACTAGCCATGTTAACTAGGGAACTCAAGGAAAGCGGGAAACTCAGCCAAGATAAGATACTCAACCTGATTTCCGAGGCCAGCGAGGAGAGGGAGATCCCCAATGAGGAAGAAGGGGAAGAAGTGATTCTAGAGGATATAAGGCCCGAGATAGCTATACTGCGTAAGAAGTTCCCACCAGGAACCACTTTCTCGCTTATAGAGGCTTCTAAGGCTCTAGAAATGAAGCTGACTCGAACGAGAGAGTTACTACAAGAGCTCATGGAGGAGGGGCTTATAGAAAAGGCTCCTGGAGGGAGGTTCCTTCTCAGGAGCTAA
- a CDS encoding replication factor C large subunit, protein MADLPWTEKYRPKSLDGIKGQNKAVSEIREWMRSVRAGKVSKALLLVGPPGSGKTSAAYAIAYELGYDPVEVNASDLRDRIHLKYVVESAKAVSLLTLSRRLIILDEVDALPSEGGALVSLVKELITKEGVPVVMTANDPYERHLYEIRSLSKVVRFYRLRWTTVLSVLKEICRKEGVKVPYNILRQIAVNSQGDLRAAINDLESLIKGSHKLSEVIGKKFGKRDVEADVFKVLTAVFYGENCYSAYLTSLNTDVDPDMLFRWVEENLPYVYKGRALSRAYDYLSYADIVRSRIIKTNNWKLLVYYTQLTTYAVCTAKEAKPQGVKMKFPEIIRKLATTKELRAKTREFLSRLARELHLPTKTVSMEIVPILIADSKREGRIIKRLERDLGLREEDIREILEDLEEHYKLEIRG, encoded by the coding sequence ATGGCGGACCTTCCTTGGACTGAGAAGTACCGTCCTAAAAGCTTGGATGGGATTAAGGGGCAGAATAAGGCTGTTAGTGAGATAAGGGAGTGGATGAGAAGCGTAAGGGCTGGCAAGGTGAGCAAGGCCCTGCTACTGGTAGGTCCGCCCGGATCGGGTAAGACCTCGGCAGCTTATGCGATAGCTTACGAGCTGGGATATGATCCAGTGGAGGTCAACGCCAGCGATCTCAGGGACAGGATCCATCTCAAGTACGTGGTAGAGAGCGCCAAGGCAGTCAGTCTGCTTACCCTTAGCAGGAGGCTGATAATATTGGATGAGGTAGATGCTCTTCCCAGCGAGGGAGGGGCTTTGGTGTCTTTGGTGAAGGAACTGATAACTAAGGAAGGAGTTCCTGTTGTGATGACGGCAAACGATCCCTATGAGAGACACCTCTATGAGATAAGATCGCTGTCAAAGGTAGTCAGATTTTACAGACTACGGTGGACCACTGTCCTCTCCGTACTCAAGGAGATATGCAGGAAAGAGGGCGTGAAGGTACCCTATAACATCCTGAGGCAGATAGCCGTCAATTCACAGGGAGATCTCAGAGCAGCCATTAACGATCTCGAGAGCCTCATTAAGGGCAGTCACAAACTTTCTGAGGTTATTGGAAAGAAGTTCGGTAAGAGAGATGTCGAGGCTGATGTATTCAAGGTACTCACAGCCGTGTTTTATGGAGAGAACTGTTATTCTGCCTATCTGACGTCCCTCAATACAGATGTGGATCCTGACATGCTCTTCAGGTGGGTCGAGGAGAACTTACCCTACGTTTACAAGGGGAGAGCCCTCTCTAGGGCCTATGACTATCTATCCTACGCTGATATCGTGAGGAGCCGCATAATAAAGACGAATAACTGGAAACTTTTGGTTTACTACACTCAATTAACGACCTACGCGGTATGCACGGCCAAGGAGGCCAAGCCTCAGGGGGTGAAGATGAAGTTCCCTGAGATAATCAGAAAGCTCGCTACGACCAAGGAACTCAGGGCTAAGACGAGAGAGTTTCTGTCTAGGCTTGCTAGGGAACTTCACTTACCGACGAAGACTGTGAGTATGGAGATAGTCCCTATACTCATAGCTGATAGCAAGAGGGAGGGCAGGATCATAAAGAGATTGGAGAGGGATCTTGGGCTGAGGGAAGAGGACATTAGGGAAATACTGGAGGACCTAGAGGAGCACTACAAGTTAGAGATTAGAGGCTAA
- a CDS encoding replication factor C small subunit has translation MDQEDVIRALKGFVEKRSMPHLLFAGPAGTGKTTTALALAHDIYGSEELLRANYMELNASDERGIDTIRTKIKDFAKTAPFGDVPFKIIHLDEADSLTADAQHALRRIMEMYSATTRFILACNYSSKIIEPIQSRCAVFRFGPIPEEAVRERLVMIAEKEGVKYTEEGISAIVYVAEGDLRRAINLLQTASAMADEVDAKVVYRVAGLAHPEEVRGMINAALKGRFIAARDMLRNLMINYGMSAQDVIKQLNREIIASKSIPDNMKAQLMVFLSEVDFRVTEGAHGDVQLAAMLAKLVELGESHGGPSLD, from the coding sequence GAAGAGGTCCATGCCGCACCTCCTCTTCGCAGGTCCTGCTGGGACTGGAAAGACCACTACCGCCTTGGCCCTAGCTCACGACATCTACGGTTCCGAAGAGCTCTTGAGGGCCAACTACATGGAGCTCAACGCGAGCGATGAGAGGGGCATTGACACCATAAGGACGAAGATAAAGGACTTCGCCAAGACGGCGCCCTTTGGCGATGTCCCATTCAAAATAATACACCTTGATGAGGCGGACAGCCTCACGGCCGACGCTCAGCACGCCCTCAGGAGGATAATGGAGATGTATTCTGCCACCACGAGGTTCATTCTGGCCTGCAACTACTCCTCGAAGATAATAGAGCCTATTCAGTCGAGATGCGCGGTCTTCAGATTCGGTCCTATACCGGAAGAGGCCGTCAGGGAGAGGCTCGTGATGATAGCTGAGAAGGAAGGCGTGAAGTACACTGAGGAGGGCATATCAGCCATTGTATATGTGGCTGAGGGGGACCTCAGGAGGGCCATAAACCTACTGCAGACCGCTTCGGCTATGGCGGACGAGGTGGATGCCAAGGTCGTTTACAGGGTAGCGGGTCTCGCCCATCCCGAGGAGGTGAGAGGGATGATAAACGCTGCACTGAAGGGGAGGTTCATCGCCGCTAGGGACATGCTCAGGAACCTCATGATAAACTACGGGATGTCCGCTCAGGACGTTATCAAGCAGCTGAACAGGGAGATCATAGCCAGCAAGTCCATTCCAGATAATATGAAGGCTCAGCTCATGGTGTTCCTCAGTGAGGTGGACTTCAGGGTGACCGAAGGCGCCCACGGGGATGTCCAGCTTGCGGCCATGTTGGCCAAGCTGGTCGAGCTAGGTGAGTCCCATGGCGGACCTTCCTTGGACTGA
- a CDS encoding AAA family ATPase, protein MKDPHKFSESYTPPKLPHREKEVNLLVNTLASGYGLTEGLILIRGEPGVGKTSVAKLSSARLKEKLNSLDVVHINCRTYRTPTSVVQRVVSSLLPGVPDRGLSYEEVVLILEKVLSGEDRDLLIVLDEVDYLRDGDILVYTLLRLHEGDAPKSPTLVVVARWDPPYMMDDSIRSFMVTRLPLEKYTSEQLEAIVRYRAEESLEEGSFDDEIVGKVVELSEHMGNARVALKILYLAARLSEEADLSKITPDMVSEAASRIGVIGITEDSLTPLDLHDKILLLAVSKRLASSGRSWIKMGDLLEEYRLLCEELGVLPYKYTAIWKRVRNLKNMGFLEAKKSGEGMKGQTTLISLGSIPADKLQEKLKEVLREELSPLASNL, encoded by the coding sequence ATAAAGGATCCCCACAAGTTCTCGGAGTCATATACTCCACCCAAGCTGCCACATAGGGAGAAAGAGGTTAATCTCTTAGTTAATACACTGGCCAGCGGATATGGCCTGACCGAGGGGCTCATACTCATCCGAGGAGAGCCGGGAGTGGGTAAGACGTCGGTAGCCAAGTTATCATCCGCAAGATTGAAGGAGAAACTGAATTCCCTAGACGTCGTTCACATCAACTGCAGGACCTACAGGACGCCGACTTCCGTCGTTCAAAGGGTGGTCTCTTCCCTCCTCCCCGGAGTACCAGATAGGGGGCTCTCGTACGAGGAGGTCGTGTTGATACTTGAGAAGGTGTTATCTGGAGAGGACAGGGATCTGCTAATAGTTCTGGACGAGGTAGACTACCTCAGGGATGGAGATATCCTAGTCTACACCCTCCTGAGGCTTCATGAAGGGGATGCGCCCAAATCACCGACTCTCGTGGTGGTCGCTAGGTGGGATCCGCCGTACATGATGGATGACTCGATAAGGTCCTTCATGGTGACTAGGCTCCCCCTAGAGAAATACACCTCGGAGCAGCTGGAGGCTATAGTGAGGTACAGGGCTGAGGAATCCTTGGAAGAGGGAAGTTTCGACGATGAGATCGTGGGTAAGGTTGTAGAGCTGTCAGAACACATGGGTAACGCTAGAGTGGCCCTGAAGATACTGTATTTAGCAGCTAGGCTGTCAGAAGAGGCTGATCTGTCTAAGATAACTCCGGACATGGTCAGTGAGGCGGCCTCGAGGATCGGGGTCATCGGGATAACGGAGGACTCGCTGACTCCCTTGGATCTTCACGACAAGATACTGCTCCTAGCGGTGTCTAAGAGGCTAGCTTCATCTGGGAGGTCTTGGATAAAGATGGGCGATCTATTGGAGGAGTATAGGCTCCTGTGTGAAGAGTTAGGTGTTCTCCCCTATAAGTACACGGCCATCTGGAAGAGGGTCAGGAACCTCAAGAACATGGGGTTCTTGGAGGCAAAGAAGTCGGGCGAGGGAATGAAGGGGCAGACTACCCTGATATCTCTCGGCTCTATACCAGCGGACAAGCTACAGGAGAAGCTAAAGGAGGTATTGAGAGAGGAATTGAGCCCCTTAGCCTCTAATCTCTAA
- a CDS encoding PRC-barrel domain-containing protein produces MARYSVSRLAGKPIITDKGLMLGEVTDLVVDEITGKMISLVVRSSRGAADALLQKLKKDRKGNVLIPYSTVKYIREMIVVDERLLKVYIATKG; encoded by the coding sequence ATGGCCAGGTACTCGGTTTCTAGGCTCGCTGGTAAACCCATAATAACGGACAAGGGGCTCATGCTAGGGGAGGTTACCGATCTGGTTGTCGATGAGATAACTGGTAAGATGATCTCCCTAGTGGTGAGGAGCAGCAGGGGAGCAGCTGATGCGTTGCTGCAGAAGCTGAAAAAAGACAGGAAGGGCAACGTTCTTATCCCATACTCCACAGTGAAGTACATAAGGGAAATGATCGTTGTGGATGAGCGTCTCCTGAAGGTGTACATAGCCACTAAGGGTTAG